One window of Sardina pilchardus chromosome 2, fSarPil1.1, whole genome shotgun sequence genomic DNA carries:
- the thoc1 gene encoding THO complex subunit 1, producing MSPTILNFVEAKDKFTAAITSALDIKNSKPLVHAFSHLPGNEAEKKSTLDQALRGFLELEIVKQADSDDFLALIYLSIDGVTEGVCSATTPFLLLGDVLDCLPLDQCDKIFSFVEKNVSTWKSSSFYSAGKNYLLRMCNDLLRRLSKSQNTVFCGRIQLFLARLFPLSEKSGLNLQSQFNLDNITVFNKNEQESTFGQRHLEEKEDGMDVEEGEMGDEDEPATCSIPIDYNLYRKFWTLQDYFRNPVQCYDKFSWMTFLKFSDETLAVFKSYKLDDTQASKRKLNELRTPGGEHVYFAKFLTSEKLMDLQLSDSNFRRHILLQYLILFQYLKGQVKFKSSSCVLNDDQCTWMEETTKLVYQLLRETPPDGEGFATMVEHILNKEENWNSWKNEGCPSFVKERPAETKPTRPTRKRPAPKDFLGKGPDRKVFMGNDELTRLWNLSHDNMDACKSDNREFMPSLEDFFEEAIEQADPANMVEDEYKVVRNSNYGWRALRLLSRRSPHFFQPTNQQFKNLADYLENMVIKLAKELPKDLPSEEIKTGEEDDEDENGDNLLKQSTDSPDMQNKMVTNEQMDEVAAKLGGQWKTLAEHLEVKAVDLREIEADSEDAEMQAKMLLVAWQDRVGSQATVDNLVTALNTADLAKIAEILTET from the exons ATGTCTCCGACTATACTAAACTTCGTCGAAGCTAAGGACAAATTTACG GCTGCAATTACAAGTGCATTggacattaaaaacagcaaacCGTTGGTACATGCGTTCAGTCATCTACCAGGAAA CGAAGCTGAGAAAAAAAGCACGCTCGACCAAGCCTTGCGAGGATTCCTCGAGTTGGAGATT GTGAAGCAGGCGGACTCTGATGACTTCCTGGCCCTTATTTACCTCAGCATTGATGGGGTCACTGAAG GCGTCTGTTCTGCAACGACACCTTTCCTGTTGTTGGGCGATGTGCTTGACTGTCTCCCTCTCGACCAGTGTgacaaaatattttcttttgtgGAGAAAAATGTGTCCACGTGGAAGTCG AGTTCCTTTTACTCTGCTGGGAAAAACTACTTGTTGAGAATGTGCAATG ATCTTCTACGACGGCTCTCCAAGTCTCAGAATACAGTCTTCTGTGGTCGAATCCAGCTCTTTCTAGCCAGACTGTTTCCTCTTTCAGAGAAATCAG GTCTGAACCTGCAGAGTCAATTTAATCTTGACAACATCACTGTATTTAATAAAAATGAACAAGAGAGCACATTTGGCCAACGT CACTtggaggaaaaggaggatgGAATGGACGTGGAGGAGGGCGAGATGGGGGATGAGGATGAGCCGGCCACATG TTCCATTCCCATTGATTACAACCTCTACAGAAAATTCTGGACTCTCCAGGACTACTTCAGAAACCCTGTCCAGTGTTACGACAAATTCTCATGGATGACATTTCTCAAG TTCTCTGATGAGACGCTTGCGGTGTTCAAGAGTTATAAACTTGACGACACTCAAGCATCAAAGCGCAAGCTGAATGAGCTGAGAACTCCCGGGGGCGAGCATGTCTACTTCGCAAAGTTTCTCACCAGCGAGAAG CTGATGGATCTTCAGCTCAGTGACAGCAACTTCAGACGTCATATCCTCCTGCAGTACCTCATCCTGTTCCAGTACCTCAAGGGCCAGGTCAAATTCAAAAG CTCCAGTTGCGTTTTGAATGATGATCAGTGTACCTGGATGGAGGAGACAACTAAACTAGTTTATCAG TTGCTGAGAGAAACACCCCCTGATGGAGAGGGCTTCGCTACTATGGTTGAG CATATCCTGAACAAGGAAGAGAACTGGAATTCATGGAAAAATGAGGGATGCCCCAGCTTTGTGAAAGAAAG ACCTGCAGAGACCAAACCCACACGTCCCACTAGAAAGAGACCTGCTCCAAAGGACTTTCTGGGCAAGGGCCCAGACAGAAAGGTCTTCATGGGAAA TGATGAACTTACAAGATTATGGAACCTCAGTCATGACAACATGGACGCGTGCAAGTCTGATAACAG AGAGTTCATGCCATCCCTGGAGGACTTTTTCGAAGAGGCTATTGAACAAGCAGACCCAGCCAACATGGTGGAAGATGAATACAA AGTTGTGCGAAACTCGAATTACGGATGGCGTGCTCTGCGACTGTTATCAAGAAGGAGTCCACATTTTTTCCAACCCACGAACCAGCAGTTCAAGAACCTGGCAGACTATTTAGAGAACATGGTGATCAAATTAGCCAAAGAACTACCG AAGGACCTACCGTCTGAGGAAATCAAGACTGGAGAGGAAGACGACGAGGACGAGAATGGCGACAACCTTCTCAAGCAAAGCACTGATA GCCCAGACATGCAGAACAAGATGGTGACCAATGAGCAGATGGATGAGGTGGCAGCGAAGCTGGGAGGCCAGTGGAAGACGCTGGCCGAGCACCTGGAGGTGAAGGCGGTGGACCTGCGCGAGATCGAGGCCGACAGCGAGGACGCCGAGATGCAGGCCAAGATGCTGCTGGTGGCGTGGCAGGACCGCGTGGGCAGCCAGGCCACCGTGGACAACCTCGTTACCGCGCTCAACACCGCCGACTTGGCCAAAATCGCCGAGATCCTCACTGAAACATAA
- the usp14 gene encoding ubiquitin carboxyl-terminal hydrolase 14 — protein MPVFTVNVKWGKEKFDAVELNTEEPPMVFKAQLFALTGVQPDRQKVMVKGGTLKDDEWGNIKLKNGMTLLMMGSAEALPEEPAVRPMFVEDMTEEQLASAMELPCGLTNLGNTCYMNATVQCLRSVPELKVALQRYSGALRSSGANAPSQYITAAMRDLYESMDKTSSSIPPIILLQFLHMAFPQFAEKGDQGQYLQQDANECWLQMMRVLQQKLEPLEPETPMETAEEGGAATASAKKNFIDQYFGVEYETTMKCTESESEEPTKGTESHLQLSCFINQEVKYLATGLRLRLQEEITKHSSSLDRNALYIKSSKVSRLPAYLTVQMVRFFYKEKESVNAKVLKDVKFPLMLDVYELCTKDLQEKMVAIRSKFKEVEDKNLEKQQQKKVDKSGAVTKEPKCEPFSFPDDLGSNNSGYYDLQAVLTHQGRSSSSGHYVSWVKRKEDEWVKFDDDKVSVVTPEDILKLSGGGDWHIAYVLLYGPRRLEILEEEQ, from the exons ATGCCCGTCTTTACAG TGAATGTGAAATGGGGAAAGGAGAAGTTCGATGCAGTAGAGCTCAACACCGAAGAACCACCTATGGTCTTCAAAGCCCAACTGTTTGCTCTGACGGGAgtacagccagacagacagaaagttaTGGTCAAAGGAGGAACCCTGAAG GATGATGAATGGGGAAACATCAAACTAAAAAAT GGTATGACACTGCTCATGATGGGCTCTGCCGAAGCCCTTCCAGAGGAACCTGCTGTCAGACCCATGTTTGTGGAAGACATGACGGAAGAACAGCTTGCGTCTGCT ATGGAGTTGCCCTGTGGTTTGACAAACTTGGGCAATACCTGCTACATGAATGCTACTGTTCAGTGTCTGCGGTCTGTTCCTGAGCTCAAAGTTGCCCTCCAGAG GTATTCTGGTGCCCTCCGATCTTCTGGTGCCAATGCACCATCCCAATACATCACAGCAG CCATGCGTGATCTGTATGAGTCGATGGACAAAACCTCCTCCAGTATACCACCAATTATCCTCCTGCAGTTCCTGCACATGGCCTTCCCACAGTTTGCTGAGAAGGGGGACCAGGGCCAGTATCTACAGCAG GACGCCAATGAATGCTGGCTGCAAATGATGAGGGTGCTTCAGCAGAAGCTAGAACCACTGGAACCTGAAACTCCAATGGAG ACCGCGGAAGAAGGTGGGGCTGCAACAGCCTCAGCAAAGAAGAATTTCATCGATCAGTATTTTGGTGTGGAATATGAAACCAC tATGAAATGCACAGAGTCCGAGAGCGAGGAGCCCACCAAAGGCACAGAGAGCCATCTCCAGCTCAGCTGTTTCATCAACCAGGAGGTCAAATACCTGGCCACGGGGCTCAGACTG AGACTACAAGAGGAAATCACAAAACATTCTTCATCCTTAGACAGAAATGCCCTCTACATAAAATCA TCTAAAGTCAGTCGACTTCCTGCGTACCTAACGGTTCAGATGGTTCGCTTCTTCTACAAGGAGAAAGAGTCAGTTAATGCCAAAGTCCTTAAG GATGTCAAGTTCCCCCTCATGCTGGATGTCTATGAGCTCTGCACAAAAGACCTCCAGGAGAAAATGGTGGCAATCAGGTCAAAGTTCAAGGAGGTGGAGGACAAAAACCTAGAGAAGCAACAGCAGAAAAAG GTGGACAAGTCTGGTGCAGTAACAAAAGAGCCAAAATGCGAGCCCTTCTCATTTCCAGATG ATCTGGGCTCCAACAACAGTGGCTACTACGACCTGCAGGCAGTGCTGACGCATCAGGGACGGTCAAGCTCATCGGGCCACTACGTCTCATGGGTCAAAAGGAAAGAAG ATGAGTGGGTGAAGTTTGATGACGACAAGGTCAGTGTGGTGACCCCTGAAGACATCCTGAAGCTGTCCGGCGGTGGAGACTGGCACATAGCATACGTCCTGCTGTACGGGCCCCGCCGTCTGGAAATTCTTGAAGAAGAACAGTAA